From one Catellatospora sp. IY07-71 genomic stretch:
- the trxB gene encoding thioredoxin-disulfide reductase — MENVRNLIIVGSGPAGYTAAVYAARANLKPLLIEGVESGGALMTTTEVENFPGFPDGVMGPELMDQMRKQAERFGTEFITDNATRVELSGDVKSVWVGDREYKARAVILSTGSAWRPLGVPGEQELLGHGVSSCATCDGFFFRGQRIVVVGGGDSAMEEATFLTRFAEHVTIIHRRDEFRASKIMAERALANEKISVEWNTVIDEVLGTDGKVSAVRVHNVVTGEQRELPTSGVFVAIGHDPRSEMFRGQVAMDDEGYVKVDSPSSRTDLPGVFAAGDLVDHTYRQAITAAGTGCTAALDAERFLAH; from the coding sequence GTGGAGAACGTCCGAAACCTGATCATCGTCGGCTCGGGTCCGGCCGGCTACACCGCGGCCGTGTACGCAGCGCGTGCCAACCTGAAGCCGCTGCTCATCGAGGGCGTGGAGTCGGGCGGTGCGCTCATGACCACCACCGAGGTGGAGAACTTCCCCGGCTTCCCGGACGGCGTCATGGGCCCGGAGCTGATGGACCAGATGCGCAAGCAGGCGGAGCGCTTCGGCACCGAGTTCATCACCGACAACGCGACCCGGGTCGAGCTGTCCGGCGACGTGAAGAGCGTCTGGGTCGGCGACCGGGAGTACAAGGCCCGCGCCGTCATCCTCTCCACCGGCTCGGCCTGGCGCCCGCTGGGCGTGCCCGGCGAGCAGGAGCTGCTCGGCCACGGCGTGTCGTCCTGCGCCACCTGCGACGGCTTCTTCTTCCGGGGCCAGCGCATCGTGGTGGTGGGCGGCGGCGACTCGGCGATGGAGGAGGCGACCTTCCTCACCCGCTTCGCCGAGCACGTGACGATCATCCACCGGCGCGACGAGTTCCGCGCCAGCAAGATCATGGCGGAGCGCGCCCTGGCCAACGAGAAGATCTCGGTCGAGTGGAACACCGTGATCGACGAGGTCCTCGGCACCGACGGCAAGGTCTCCGCGGTCCGCGTGCACAACGTGGTCACCGGCGAGCAGCGCGAGCTGCCCACCAGCGGCGTGTTCGTCGCCATCGGCCACGACCCGCGCAGCGAGATGTTCCGCGGCCAGGTGGCCATGGACGACGAGGGCTACGTGAAGGTCGACTCCCCGAGCTCGCGCACCGACCTCCCCGGCGTGTTCGCCGCGGGCGACCTGGTCGACCACACCTACCGCCAGGCCATCACGGCGGCCGGCACCGGCTGCACCGCGGCCCTCGACGCGGAGCGCTTCCTCGCGCACTGA
- a CDS encoding CCA tRNA nucleotidyltransferase, protein MSPSPELSAAQRNAVTELLRVSPVADELGRRFAKAGFELHLVGGSVRDALLGRLGDDLDFCTDARPEDTLKIIKGWAEATWETGREFGTIGLQRGGLRLEITTYRAESYDGVSRNPLVQYGDNLHDDLVRRDFTINAMAVSLPGHEFADPFGGLQDLAARVIRTPGTPAQSFGDDPLRMLRAARFAAQLRFDLDPAVRTAMEHMAADLDRITAERIRDEVSKLLLGADPVTGLRLLVDTGLADRFLPELAGLKLEIDEHAQHKDVYEHTLKVVSNAAGYDTADGGPDLILRLAALLHDIGKPATKAVGADGGVSFHHHEMVGARMAKTRLKALKYPKDVIGPVVALVGLHLRFYGYGRGEWTDSAVRRYVTDAGDQLSRLHKLTRSDCTTRNKRKAALLAADYDALEQRITRIQAEEDLARVRPDLDGNAIMELLGVPAGPIVGRAWKHLKELRLERGPLDRAEAEAELQRWARAEGLLP, encoded by the coding sequence ATGTCGCCCTCACCTGAACTCTCCGCCGCACAGCGCAACGCCGTCACCGAGCTGTTGCGTGTCTCACCCGTCGCCGACGAGCTCGGCCGCCGCTTCGCCAAGGCCGGATTCGAGCTGCACCTCGTCGGCGGCTCCGTCCGGGACGCGCTGCTCGGCCGGCTCGGCGACGACCTCGACTTCTGCACCGACGCCCGCCCCGAGGACACCCTGAAGATCATCAAGGGCTGGGCCGAGGCGACCTGGGAGACCGGACGCGAGTTCGGCACCATCGGGCTGCAGCGCGGCGGGCTCCGGCTGGAGATCACCACCTACCGGGCGGAGTCCTACGACGGGGTGAGCCGCAACCCGCTCGTGCAGTACGGCGACAACCTGCACGACGACCTGGTCCGGCGCGACTTCACGATCAACGCGATGGCGGTCAGCCTGCCCGGCCACGAGTTCGCCGACCCGTTCGGCGGCCTGCAGGACCTGGCCGCGCGGGTGATCCGGACGCCGGGCACCCCGGCGCAATCGTTCGGCGACGACCCGCTGCGCATGCTGCGCGCCGCCCGGTTCGCCGCGCAGCTGCGGTTCGACCTCGACCCCGCGGTGCGTACGGCGATGGAGCACATGGCCGCCGACCTGGACCGGATCACCGCCGAGCGGATCCGCGACGAGGTCTCCAAGCTGCTGCTCGGCGCCGACCCGGTGACCGGGCTGCGGCTGCTCGTCGACACCGGCCTGGCCGACCGCTTCCTGCCGGAGCTGGCCGGGCTGAAGCTGGAGATCGACGAGCACGCCCAGCACAAGGACGTGTACGAGCACACCCTCAAGGTGGTCAGCAACGCCGCCGGGTACGACACCGCCGACGGCGGCCCCGACCTGATCCTGCGCCTGGCCGCGCTGCTGCACGACATCGGCAAGCCGGCCACCAAGGCGGTCGGCGCCGACGGCGGGGTCAGCTTCCACCACCACGAGATGGTCGGCGCCCGCATGGCCAAGACCCGGCTCAAGGCGCTCAAGTACCCCAAGGACGTGATCGGGCCGGTGGTCGCGCTGGTCGGGCTGCACCTGCGCTTCTACGGGTACGGCCGCGGCGAGTGGACCGACTCGGCCGTGCGGCGGTACGTCACCGACGCGGGCGACCAGCTCTCCCGCCTCCACAAGCTCACCCGCTCCGACTGCACCACGCGCAACAAGCGCAAGGCGGCCCTGCTCGCCGCCGATTACGACGCGCTGGAGCAGCGCATCACCCGCATCCAGGCCGAGGAGGACCTGGCCCGGGTGCGCCCCGACCTGGACGGCAACGCGATCATGGAGCTGCTCGGCGTCCCCGCCGGTCCCATCGTCGGCCGCGCCTGGAAGCACCTGAAGGAGCTGCGCCTGGAACGCGGCCCCCTCGACCGCGCCGAGGCCGAGGCCGAACTCCAGCGCTGGGCCCGCGCCGAGGGCCTCCTCCCCTGA
- the sigM gene encoding RNA polymerase sigma factor SigM, with translation MTGPDPRTDEELLAAHAAGEPDAFGVLFRRHRDRLWAVALRTTNDREDAADALQEAMLSAHRAAARFRGEAAVTTWLHRIVVNACVDRLRRRQAHFTLPLPGQAGAEEDDRHGAARNEPAAPSTDHDTAMVVRAALAELPYEQRAALVLVDLQGYSVAEVAEMMGVAEGTVKSRCSRGRARLAVMLGHLRNLNAAPDVGGTRTQDFAPKGGSHDHSRS, from the coding sequence GTGACCGGGCCGGACCCCCGTACGGACGAGGAGCTGCTGGCGGCCCATGCCGCCGGCGAGCCCGACGCCTTCGGGGTGCTGTTCCGCCGCCACCGCGACCGGCTCTGGGCCGTAGCGCTGCGCACCACCAACGATCGCGAGGACGCCGCGGACGCGCTGCAGGAGGCGATGCTCTCCGCGCACCGCGCCGCGGCCCGGTTCCGCGGCGAGGCCGCCGTGACCACCTGGCTGCACCGCATCGTGGTGAACGCCTGCGTCGACCGGCTGCGGCGGCGCCAGGCCCACTTCACCCTGCCGCTGCCCGGCCAGGCCGGCGCGGAGGAGGACGACCGCCACGGCGCGGCCCGCAACGAGCCGGCGGCGCCCAGCACCGACCACGACACCGCGATGGTGGTGCGGGCCGCGCTGGCCGAGCTGCCGTACGAGCAGCGGGCCGCCCTGGTCCTGGTGGACCTGCAGGGCTACTCGGTGGCCGAGGTGGCCGAGATGATGGGTGTGGCCGAGGGCACCGTCAAGAGCCGCTGCTCACGGGGCCGGGCCCGGCTCGCTGTGATGTTGGGTCACCTACGCAACCTGAACGCCGCACCTGACGTCGGAGGGACACGGACGCAGGACTTCGCACCGAAAGGGGGCTCCCATGACCACAGTCGATCATGA
- a CDS encoding helicase HerA-like domain-containing protein has protein sequence MVDAAAVRAGYAFDGPAVELGALVGADGKALPDCPVRVPLAVLNRHGLVAGATGTGKTKTLQVLAEQLSAAGVPVFLADIKGDVSGMAAPAVPNDRITERMAELGQPWVPAAYPCEFLTLGGKGVGVPVRATVTDFGPLLLAKVMDLTEVQTSSLNLVFHFADAKGLPLVDVKDLRSVIQYLVSAEGAAELKSLGGLSKQTAGVLLRELIGFSDAGADAFFGEPEFATTDLLRTAPDGRGMVTVLELPGVVAQPALFSSFLMWLLADLYQELPEVGDPDKPKLVFFFDEAHLLFKDASKAFLESITQTVRLIRSKGVGVFFVTQTPKDVHADVLAQLGSRVQHALRAYTPDDAKALKATASTFPKSGYDLEEVLTQLGTGEAIVTVLSEKGAPTPVAWTRLRAPRSLMAAADPAVLAAITAGSPLGAKYNQPVDRESAYEMLAARLAPPPAPAQAPAPPPQAKPEPNLATQILGSKTTKRLLTTAAAAAGTAIIRSIFGTRRR, from the coding sequence ATGGTGGACGCGGCGGCGGTACGGGCCGGATACGCCTTCGACGGCCCGGCGGTCGAGCTCGGCGCGCTGGTCGGCGCCGACGGCAAGGCCCTGCCCGACTGCCCGGTCCGGGTCCCGCTGGCCGTGCTCAACCGGCACGGGCTGGTCGCCGGGGCCACCGGCACGGGCAAGACGAAGACCCTCCAGGTGCTCGCCGAGCAGCTGTCCGCCGCCGGGGTGCCGGTGTTCCTCGCCGACATCAAGGGCGACGTCAGCGGCATGGCCGCCCCCGCCGTGCCGAACGACCGGATCACCGAGCGGATGGCCGAGCTGGGGCAGCCGTGGGTGCCCGCCGCGTACCCGTGCGAGTTCCTCACCCTGGGCGGCAAGGGCGTCGGCGTGCCCGTCCGGGCCACCGTGACCGACTTCGGGCCGCTGCTGCTGGCCAAGGTGATGGACCTGACCGAGGTGCAGACCTCCTCGCTCAACCTCGTCTTCCACTTCGCCGACGCCAAGGGCCTGCCGCTGGTCGACGTGAAGGATCTGCGCTCGGTGATCCAGTACCTGGTGTCCGCGGAGGGCGCCGCCGAGCTGAAGAGCCTCGGCGGGCTGTCCAAGCAGACCGCCGGGGTGCTGCTGCGGGAGCTGATCGGGTTCAGCGACGCGGGCGCGGACGCGTTCTTCGGCGAGCCCGAGTTCGCCACCACCGACCTGCTGCGCACCGCGCCCGACGGCCGGGGCATGGTCACCGTGCTGGAGCTGCCCGGCGTGGTCGCCCAGCCCGCGCTGTTCTCCTCATTCCTGATGTGGCTGCTCGCCGACCTCTACCAGGAGCTGCCCGAGGTCGGCGATCCGGACAAACCCAAGCTGGTCTTCTTCTTCGACGAGGCGCACCTGCTGTTCAAGGACGCCTCCAAGGCGTTCCTGGAGTCGATCACCCAGACGGTGCGGCTCATCCGGTCCAAGGGCGTCGGGGTCTTCTTCGTCACGCAGACCCCCAAGGACGTGCACGCCGACGTGCTCGCCCAGCTCGGCAGCCGGGTCCAGCACGCGCTGCGGGCGTACACGCCCGACGACGCGAAGGCGCTCAAGGCGACCGCTTCCACGTTCCCGAAGTCGGGCTACGACCTGGAGGAGGTGCTGACGCAGCTCGGCACCGGCGAGGCGATCGTGACCGTGCTCAGCGAGAAGGGCGCGCCGACACCCGTCGCGTGGACCCGGCTGCGCGCGCCCCGGTCGCTCATGGCCGCCGCGGACCCGGCCGTGCTGGCCGCGATCACGGCGGGCTCGCCGCTGGGCGCGAAGTACAACCAGCCCGTGGACCGCGAGTCGGCGTACGAGATGCTCGCCGCCCGCCTCGCCCCGCCGCCCGCGCCCGCCCAGGCCCCCGCTCCCCCGCCGCAGGCCAAGCCCGAGCCGAACCTCGCCACCCAGATCCTCGGCTCCAAGACCACCAAACGCCTGCTCACGACCGCTGCTGCCGCCGCCGGCACCGCCATCATCCGCTCCATCTTCGGCACCCGCCGCCGCTGA
- a CDS encoding MFS transporter, which yields MPHPVIPNATESRRVAATSRAILTGAPFRRLLGVRLTSQIADGWFQAGLAGSLLFNPDRQSSPVAIAAGFAILLLPYSLLGPYVGVLLDRWDRRASLSTANLARAVMVLPAAALLWSGLQGLGFAVCALIVIAINRFFLAGLSASLPHVVEERKLVPANALASTLGTICYSIGLFTAASVVALQLVGTDRHGYGLIAATAALGYLASGLLARRFFRRDELGPDAHERATDSIRAAVVVVFRGMISGARHLASRGRAARIMVLQSAYRFLYGVLTLAVLLLYSRYFGKAAERTATELSGAAQSMGQLGLVVLFGAAGAAVAAVLTPLAVRWWDARRWLTGAVAAVGVVVLVCGLPFVAPLLLVAVFLVNVASQSMKILVDATIQHECADVYRGRVFSVNDTAFNLCFVGGLFTAALTLPGNGKSAIALVITSTAFVLLAAWYWTTTARLATTPPDPDTTPTVYKS from the coding sequence GTGCCCCACCCCGTGATCCCGAACGCGACCGAGAGCCGGCGGGTCGCCGCCACCTCCCGCGCGATCCTGACCGGCGCGCCGTTCCGGCGCCTGCTCGGGGTGCGGCTCACCAGCCAGATCGCCGACGGCTGGTTCCAGGCGGGCCTGGCCGGGTCGCTGCTGTTCAACCCCGACCGCCAGTCCAGCCCGGTCGCGATCGCCGCCGGGTTCGCCATCCTGCTGCTGCCGTACTCGCTGCTCGGGCCGTATGTCGGCGTGTTGCTGGACCGCTGGGACCGGCGCGCCTCGCTGTCCACGGCCAACCTGGCCCGCGCCGTGATGGTGCTGCCCGCGGCCGCGCTGCTCTGGTCCGGGCTGCAGGGGCTCGGGTTCGCGGTCTGCGCCCTGATCGTCATCGCGATCAACCGGTTCTTCCTCGCGGGCCTGTCCGCGTCGCTGCCCCACGTGGTCGAGGAACGCAAGCTGGTGCCCGCGAACGCGCTCGCGTCCACGCTGGGGACCATCTGCTACTCGATCGGCCTGTTCACCGCCGCGTCCGTCGTCGCGCTGCAACTGGTCGGCACCGACCGGCACGGGTACGGCCTCATCGCCGCCACCGCCGCCCTGGGCTACCTCGCCTCCGGCCTGCTGGCCCGGCGCTTCTTCCGGCGCGACGAGCTGGGCCCCGACGCGCACGAGCGGGCCACCGACAGCATCCGGGCCGCCGTGGTCGTGGTGTTCCGGGGCATGATCAGCGGCGCCAGACACCTGGCCTCGCGCGGCAGGGCCGCCCGGATCATGGTCCTGCAGTCGGCCTACCGCTTCCTCTACGGCGTGCTCACGCTCGCCGTGCTCCTGCTCTACAGCCGCTACTTCGGCAAGGCGGCCGAGCGCACCGCGACGGAGCTGTCCGGAGCGGCGCAGTCGATGGGGCAATTGGGGCTGGTGGTCCTGTTCGGGGCCGCCGGGGCGGCCGTCGCCGCCGTGCTCACCCCGCTCGCGGTGCGCTGGTGGGACGCGCGGCGCTGGCTGACCGGCGCGGTCGCCGCCGTCGGCGTGGTGGTGCTGGTCTGCGGGCTGCCGTTCGTCGCGCCGCTGCTGCTGGTCGCGGTGTTCCTGGTGAACGTCGCCTCGCAGAGCATGAAGATCCTGGTCGACGCGACCATCCAGCACGAGTGCGCGGACGTCTACCGGGGGCGGGTGTTCAGCGTCAACGACACCGCGTTCAACCTGTGCTTCGTGGGCGGCCTGTTCACGGCCGCGCTCACCCTGCCCGGCAACGGCAAGTCCGCGATCGCCCTGGTGATCACCTCGACGGCCTTCGTCCTCCTCGCCGCCTGGTACTGGACCACCACCGCCCGCCTGGCCACCACCCCACCCGACCCGGACACCACCCCCACCGTCTACAAGTCCTGA
- the trxA gene encoding thioredoxin codes for MGSAKAVTDATFVSDVLQSDKPVLVDFWAEWCGPCRKVAPVLEEIAREMADQVTIVKLDIDANPETARAYRVMSVPTLTLFKGGQPVQSVAGAKPKGDIVRLIESAL; via the coding sequence ATGGGATCCGCGAAGGCGGTCACCGACGCCACGTTCGTCAGTGACGTACTGCAGTCCGACAAGCCGGTGCTGGTGGACTTCTGGGCCGAGTGGTGCGGCCCGTGCCGCAAGGTCGCGCCGGTGCTCGAGGAGATCGCGCGCGAGATGGCCGACCAGGTCACGATCGTGAAGCTGGACATCGACGCCAACCCGGAGACCGCGCGGGCCTACCGGGTGATGTCGGTGCCGACGCTGACCCTGTTCAAGGGCGGCCAGCCGGTGCAGTCGGTCGCGGGCGCCAAGCCCAAGGGCGACATCGTCCGGCTCATCGAGTCGGCACTCTGA
- the murJ gene encoding murein biosynthesis integral membrane protein MurJ, translated as MTAPDRTPPIDSENTTVMPRVVSAGLPAEELEASAEPSFEEEHKGAAGNSAMMAIGSLVSRGTGFLRTAVMAAALGGGLVGNAYTTAQIFPGMIYELLLGGILSSVLVPMLVRARKSDPDRGQAYTQRLLTLAVIVLGITTVLAVICAPLLTIAYASDEATDAQKHLITTLSYLMLPTIFFYGLTGLCSAVLNTRGQFAAPMWTPILNNAVVIATGVTYLVVFGDAQIDPEQMTPARILVLGGGVLLGIVVQALGLLPALRKVGFRWRARFDFRELGLRRLATVGGWMFCYVIVNQLALLVLTNLLNRAGHVGGAGPMIYNNVFLLMMMAHGIVAVSIITALLPRMSAAASEGRAADIAADLSKGIRTVVVMLAPVAVTYVVLALPISIALFERGAFHRADSIQTAPVLAMAGLALLPFAISQLFNFSYYSLQDTKTPALINLPVITMRLAIQLGWWAAFAAATTAVGMMLGNAVSYVFAALLSAALLKRRIGLIGLRRISVTVAKVVVAALIAAAAGYGTVKLLFMGATQSEVSGFTSWVTLATGGIVICGVYGAAALALRIGEVQDVLGMVRRKLGR; from the coding sequence ATGACAGCCCCCGATCGCACCCCCCCGATCGACTCCGAGAACACCACCGTCATGCCGAGGGTGGTGTCTGCCGGGCTGCCCGCCGAAGAGCTGGAGGCGTCGGCCGAGCCCAGTTTCGAGGAGGAGCACAAGGGGGCGGCCGGCAACTCGGCCATGATGGCGATCGGGTCGCTGGTCAGCCGGGGCACCGGCTTCCTGCGTACCGCGGTCATGGCGGCGGCGCTCGGCGGCGGCCTGGTCGGCAACGCGTACACCACCGCGCAGATCTTCCCCGGGATGATCTACGAGCTGCTGCTCGGCGGCATCCTCTCCAGCGTGCTGGTGCCGATGCTGGTCCGCGCGCGCAAGAGCGACCCGGACCGGGGCCAGGCCTACACGCAGCGCCTGCTCACCCTCGCCGTGATCGTGCTGGGCATCACCACGGTGCTCGCGGTGATCTGCGCCCCGCTGCTGACCATCGCGTACGCCAGCGACGAGGCCACCGACGCGCAGAAGCACCTGATCACCACGCTGTCGTACCTGATGCTGCCGACGATCTTCTTCTACGGTCTGACCGGTCTGTGCAGCGCGGTGCTCAACACCCGGGGCCAGTTCGCCGCCCCCATGTGGACCCCGATCCTGAACAACGCCGTGGTGATCGCCACCGGCGTCACCTACCTGGTGGTCTTCGGCGACGCGCAGATCGACCCGGAGCAGATGACCCCGGCCCGCATCCTGGTGCTGGGCGGCGGCGTGCTGCTGGGCATCGTGGTGCAGGCGCTGGGCCTGCTGCCCGCGCTGCGCAAGGTCGGCTTCCGGTGGCGCGCCCGCTTCGACTTCCGCGAACTGGGCCTGCGCCGGCTGGCGACGGTCGGCGGCTGGATGTTCTGCTACGTGATCGTCAACCAGCTGGCGCTGCTGGTGCTGACGAACCTGCTGAACCGGGCCGGTCACGTGGGCGGGGCCGGTCCCATGATCTACAACAACGTGTTCCTGCTGATGATGATGGCCCACGGCATCGTGGCGGTCTCGATCATCACCGCGCTGCTGCCGCGGATGAGCGCCGCCGCGTCCGAGGGCCGGGCCGCGGACATCGCCGCCGACCTCAGCAAGGGCATCCGCACCGTGGTGGTCATGCTCGCGCCGGTCGCGGTCACCTACGTGGTGCTGGCGCTGCCCATCTCCATCGCGCTGTTCGAGCGCGGGGCCTTCCACCGGGCGGACTCCATCCAGACCGCGCCCGTGCTGGCCATGGCCGGGCTGGCGCTGCTGCCCTTCGCGATCAGCCAGCTGTTCAACTTCAGCTACTACTCGCTGCAGGACACGAAGACCCCGGCGCTGATCAACCTGCCGGTGATCACCATGCGGCTGGCGATCCAGCTGGGCTGGTGGGCGGCGTTCGCCGCGGCCACCACCGCGGTCGGCATGATGCTGGGCAACGCCGTCTCGTACGTGTTCGCGGCGCTGCTCTCGGCCGCCCTGCTCAAGCGCCGGATCGGCCTGATCGGCCTGCGCCGGATCTCGGTCACCGTGGCCAAGGTCGTGGTGGCCGCGCTGATCGCCGCGGCGGCCGGCTACGGCACCGTCAAGCTGCTGTTCATGGGCGCCACGCAGTCCGAGGTGAGCGGGTTCACCAGCTGGGTCACCCTCGCCACCGGCGGCATCGTGATCTGCGGCGTGTACGGCGCCGCCGCGCTCGCCCTCAGGATCGGCGAGGTCCAGGACGTCCTCGGCATGGTCCGCCGCAAGCTCGGCCGCTGA
- a CDS encoding protein kinase family protein codes for MTQVGEGPSAAGSAAEPLGGLAVGDVLAERYRLEEHINNDSAGRQVWRGVDVVLRRPVALVLRTPGGASAEEMLSAAVTASRVVHPNLIGVYDAIDEGERAYVIREWIEGTALRDLVAEEGPFDAERATSVLHAVADAVSALHASGMAHGNVHPGTVLVANDGRVVLADARVDDHTSNEADVRGLGGVAYFMLTGHWPKAEAGRSALPDGRRDSTGTLVAPRQVRAGVPTYLDDLVMDLLDGKLALPTAQVLTSELARLDTGERLLLGGNGTLRFAEDPAEPTPRAATPKLMAVGGVALALVVAGLVFAVRALNAGAEEPTASPSPTVSAAPAESAAPQPRVLNLRGDQVRIVDPVGDRDSAKDAPNLVDGKVTTQWRTSWYKQNFGAVGQQKKGLGILIKLDQPQIISSVKVQLTDTGTSATLQAGPTDAPMTKAGDQTIVATFKPVESATVFGPDSGSTMVFSTDTTTPYQFLMIWISQLPPDSEDAGRFRVGVQEIVVEVQ; via the coding sequence GTGACCCAGGTCGGCGAGGGGCCATCCGCGGCCGGGTCGGCTGCCGAACCCCTGGGCGGGCTCGCGGTCGGCGATGTGCTGGCCGAGCGCTACCGCCTGGAGGAGCACATCAACAACGACAGCGCCGGCCGTCAGGTCTGGCGCGGGGTCGACGTGGTGCTGCGCCGGCCGGTCGCACTCGTGCTGCGTACGCCGGGCGGCGCCTCCGCCGAGGAGATGCTCTCCGCCGCGGTCACCGCGAGCCGGGTGGTGCACCCGAACCTGATCGGCGTCTACGACGCCATCGACGAGGGCGAGCGGGCGTACGTCATCCGCGAGTGGATCGAGGGCACCGCCCTGCGCGACCTGGTCGCCGAGGAGGGCCCGTTCGACGCCGAACGCGCCACGTCCGTGCTGCACGCGGTCGCCGACGCGGTGTCCGCGCTGCACGCCAGCGGCATGGCGCACGGCAACGTGCACCCCGGCACGGTCCTGGTCGCCAACGACGGCCGGGTCGTGCTCGCCGACGCCCGGGTCGACGACCACACCAGCAACGAGGCCGACGTGCGCGGCCTCGGCGGCGTGGCGTACTTCATGCTCACCGGCCACTGGCCGAAGGCCGAGGCGGGGCGCTCCGCGCTGCCCGACGGCCGCCGCGACAGCACCGGCACCCTGGTCGCCCCGCGGCAGGTCCGCGCCGGCGTCCCGACCTACCTCGACGATCTCGTGATGGACCTGCTCGACGGGAAGCTCGCGCTGCCCACCGCGCAGGTGCTGACCTCCGAGCTGGCCCGGCTGGACACCGGCGAGCGGCTGCTGCTCGGCGGCAACGGCACGCTGCGCTTCGCCGAGGACCCGGCCGAGCCCACCCCGCGCGCCGCGACCCCGAAGCTGATGGCCGTCGGCGGCGTCGCCCTGGCGCTGGTCGTCGCGGGCCTGGTGTTCGCCGTACGCGCGCTCAACGCCGGGGCCGAGGAGCCCACCGCGAGCCCGTCGCCGACCGTGTCGGCCGCCCCGGCCGAGTCCGCCGCGCCGCAGCCCCGCGTGCTCAACCTGCGCGGCGACCAGGTCCGCATCGTCGACCCGGTGGGCGACCGCGACTCCGCCAAGGACGCCCCCAACCTGGTCGACGGCAAGGTGACCACGCAGTGGCGCACCAGCTGGTACAAGCAGAACTTCGGCGCCGTGGGCCAGCAGAAGAAGGGCCTCGGCATCCTCATCAAGCTGGACCAGCCGCAGATCATCTCCAGCGTGAAGGTGCAGCTCACCGACACCGGCACCTCGGCGACGCTGCAGGCGGGCCCGACCGACGCGCCGATGACCAAGGCCGGCGACCAGACCATCGTCGCCACGTTCAAGCCGGTCGAGAGCGCAACCGTGTTCGGGCCGGACTCCGGCAGCACCATGGTGTTCTCCACCGACACGACCACGCCGTACCAGTTCCTGATGATCTGGATCTCGCAGCTGCCCCCGGACTCGGAGGACGCCGGCCGGTTCCGCGTCGGCGTGCAGGAGATCGTGGTAGAGGTGCAGTGA